A section of the Engystomops pustulosus chromosome 3, aEngPut4.maternal, whole genome shotgun sequence genome encodes:
- the COQ3 gene encoding ubiquinone biosynthesis O-methyltransferase, mitochondrial, whose product MACVWSRVRALPRPAAAALHRGCSVTATCLPPAAQRVPGIISNISIASGARGNCFSRQPYSTSHTVDPTEMKKFQAWSAKWWDEEGVYSALHAMNDIRVPFIRDILMSKIHNHDVGSPLSGIKLLDVGCGGGLLSEPLGRLGAAVTGIDPLEDNIRTAEQHKSFDPVLDKRVQYRNCSLEDMVEHGMESYDAVVASEVVEHANDLESFIQSCLQVLKPGGSLFITTINKTQLSYLFGILLAEKVMALVPEGTHDWDKFIAPVELERLLESNGFVMDTLKGMLYNPLMGSWHWFDDTSINYAIHAVKMVAQKQSTDMEFEKEQDQPKAAKASM is encoded by the exons ATGGCCTGTGTGTGGAGCCGTGTGCGGGCTCTCCCGCGCCCTGCTGCCGCCGCCCTACATAGAGGCTGCTCAG tgacAGCCACGTGTCTTCCCCCTGCTGCTCAGAGGGTGCCAGGAATAATTAGCAATATAAGCATTGCGTCTGGAGCCAGAGGAAA TTGCTTTTCAAGACAGCCTTATAGTACTTCCCATACTGTGGACCCTACTGAGATGAAGAAATTCCAGGCATGGTCAGCAAAATGGTGGGATGAGGAAGGAGTGTACTCTGCACTCCATGCCATGAATGATATACGAGTGCCATTTATAAG AGATATTCTAATGAGCAAGATCCACAATCATGATGTTGGGAGCCCCCTGTCTGGCATCAAGCTACTCGATGTTGGCTGCGGTGGAGGTCTGTTGTCTGAG CCACTAGGTAGACTTGGGGCGGCTGTCACTGGAATAGATCCTTTAGAAGATAACATTAGGACTGCAGAACAGCACAAATCGTTTGATCCTGTTCTAGACAAGCGTGTCCAGTACAGAAATTGTTCACTGGAAGACATGGTGGAGCACGGCATGGAAAGTTATGATGCGGTTGTGGCCTCAGAAGTTGTTGAACACGCAAATGACTTGGAGTCTTTTATCCAAAGCTGCCTTCAAGTACTGAAG cCAGGTGGCTCACTTTTTATTACAACTATCAACAAGACACAGTTATCCTACTTGTTTGGAATCTTGCTAGCTGAGAAAGTGATGGCTCTTGTACCAGAAGGCACTCATGACTGGGACAAGTTCATTGCACCTGTAGAGTTGGAACGATTACTTGAATCCA ATGGATTTGTGATGGATACACTAAAAGGCATGCTATACAACCCATTGATGGGTTCCTGGCACTGGTTTGATGATACAAGCATTAACTATGCTAttcatgcagtgaaaatggtagcACAAAAGCAGTCCACAGACATGGAATTTGAGAAAGAACAGGATCAGCCTAAGGCAGCAAAAGCATCCATGTGA